The region ATAACCTAATCAAATTCCTCTTCTATACATGTCTTTGTATATTGATTTGCTGTGTTGATGAGATTCTATGATCTAACAAATGTGCGACAGAAATTACCTACCAGTTTTGTGAGAAGACATTGGCAAGGAATGACAAATCCTGTTACCTTAAGTCTTCCAAATGGCACCAAGAACAAAGTGCATTGGGTGAATAAGGATGGTGATGTTTGGCTTTGCAATGGTTGGAAAGAGTTTGCAGAATACACCAAGTTGGATGTGTCACATTTTTTAGTGTTTCGATACGAAGGAAATTCTTGCTTTAACGTGATTATTTTTGGAAAAAGTGCTTTAGAAATAGAATACCCATTAAGCAGGGAAGCTGCTAATGAAAAAGTGGAAGAAATTATCGAAGGAGGTGAGTTTTCTGCAAAATTCAGTGAAAAGGGAAGTAAAAGACCAAAAGAAGAacctcaagaaaaagaagaacaaaaacctaagaaatattctaaaaatagaGCATGTTCTGATTATTCCAAGCACATGAATAATGGTtagtgttattttttctttaaaagtcctatttttttaccttatttACTATACTTAATAATCTTATTTGGTTTAAGATCTTACTTAGTTTAAAAGTGAAGGTCATTTGAAATCACAACATTACCTCTTTCAGATGGAAGTagtgaaagagagaagaaagtgaGACTCTTTCAGGAGAAGGTGAAGGAGATGTTCAACTCTAAGAATAATCACTTCACAAGTATTATACGAAAATCATACACTGAGAGAAATCTTCtggtaatgttttttttttttgtcttttttgtgtttatcATTGAGTATTTGCAATGTAGATTTTGTAAACCTTAAAAATGATGAACTGATCAGATCATACCAGCTGAATTTTCCAAACATTATCTACACAAGGAAGGACTTGCTACACTTTTTGTTGAAGATGGCAGAACTTGGGAGGTTGAGACAAAGCTGAATTTCTTTGGACAATTAACATTTTCTAGTGGCTGGAGGAAGTTTTTGTTGGACAATAAATTGAAAGTTGATGATGTTTGTGTTTTTGAGTTATTAGAGAATCCACAATTTTTATTCAAGGTTACTATATATCCTCTGCAAGAGGACGACTCCACCACACCACTCTTCAAAGGTATATATATTATCACTTATCCTAGTATATAGTATAATAGATTATGTGTCACTGTTTTATTGATCCGTATATTTAAAGCAGACTAATATTTTCCTAATTTTCctaattatattatgaatttgtgAGTTCATTTTGTATTTGACATTaccaagtttttttatttataattcaggCCAAAAAGGAGTTTCTCATTTGCCTTCTTCATCCCTTAAAACTCCTATGACCACTCAAGCAAGGACACCAAAGCCTAATGATGATCTCTTCATCTGCATCAAGTCAGAATTTCCGGTATGCCAAACTATAATAATCTCTATAAACAAAATCACATATAATGAGTATTTGATTAAggataaacatataatttaatctATTCATTTTACATTGGGAATTCTGAATTGGATCTctatactttttcttaaattggTTCTATACATTTTAAACATTAtctacttaattttttattgttatttttctaaacaTGTGTATAAATCTTTTGTTGTTGGaaaacatacatatat is a window of Vigna radiata var. radiata cultivar VC1973A unplaced genomic scaffold, Vradiata_ver6 scaffold_134, whole genome shotgun sequence DNA encoding:
- the LOC106753565 gene encoding B3 domain-containing transcription factor VRN1-like: MTNPVTLSLPNGTKNKVHWVNKDGDVWLCNGWKEFAEYTKLDVSHFLVFRYEGNSCFNVIIFGKSALEIEYPLSREAANEKVEEIIEGGEFSAKFSEKGSKRPKEEPQEKEEQKPKKYSKNRACSDYSKHMNNDGSSEREKKVRLFQEKVKEMFNSKNNHFTSIIRKSYTERNLLIIPAEFSKHYLHKEGLATLFVEDGRTWEVETKLNFFGQLTFSSGWRKFLLDNKLKVDDVCVFELLENPQFLFKVTIYPLQEDDSTTPLFKGQKGVSHLPSSSLKTPMTTQARTPKPNDDLFICIKSEFPTIPYEYAKKFAEEHGRFVTFRVGDKSWQVKFLFYEKSHYGRFSRGWHDFARDCDLKMGDACIFRMVDQENLVFNVSCLKVNKSPGS